In one Streptomyces sp. NBC_00597 genomic region, the following are encoded:
- a CDS encoding thymidine kinase, whose product MALQIGHNRSARGLQYGYLVGQMSKGEKVDYVIVDEAQFLAPEQIDQLARIVDDLDLDVFAFGITTDFRTKLFPGSQRLIELADRIETLQVEAMCWCGARATHNARSVGGEMVVEGEQVVVGDVNRSPEEVGYEVLCRRHHRRRMTSAAAHAAALSPDVLPVNPA is encoded by the coding sequence TTGGCGCTCCAGATCGGCCACAACCGGTCGGCGCGGGGCCTGCAGTACGGGTACCTGGTGGGTCAGATGTCGAAGGGCGAAAAGGTCGACTACGTCATCGTGGACGAGGCGCAGTTCCTCGCCCCCGAGCAGATCGACCAACTGGCCCGCATCGTGGACGACCTGGACCTGGACGTCTTCGCGTTCGGCATCACCACGGACTTCCGCACCAAGCTGTTCCCCGGCTCGCAGCGGCTCATCGAACTGGCGGACCGGATCGAGACCCTCCAGGTGGAGGCGATGTGCTGGTGCGGCGCCCGCGCCACCCACAACGCCCGCTCGGTGGGCGGCGAGATGGTCGTGGAGGGCGAGCAGGTCGTCGTCGGCGACGTCAACCGCTCCCCGGAGGAGGTCGGTTACGAGGTGCTGTGCCGCCGCCACCACCGCCGCCGCATGACGAGCGCCGCGGCGCACGCCGCAGCCCTCTCCCCGGACGTCCTCCCGGTCAACCCCGCCTGA
- a CDS encoding sulfurtransferase, whose amino-acid sequence MTANPAHRANSAILSASELRDELAGPRPPVLLDVRWQLGGPNLRSAYEAGHLPGAVYVDLDGELAGPPGAGGRHPLPHPEEFGAVMRRAGVSMDAPVVVYDGGLGWGAARAWWLLRWTGHTDVRVLDGGLAAWTVSGGSLSADAVTVEEGDFKPNAGAVGLLDADAAAGLARSGILLDARAGERYRGEVEPIDRVGGHIPGAVSAPTSENVGADGRFLAADALRARFAGLGVSGEEPVGVYCGSGVSGAHEVLALEVAGVPAALYAGSWSEWSSDPARPVATGPAPQ is encoded by the coding sequence ATGACTGCGAACCCTGCGCATCGCGCGAACTCCGCGATCCTCTCCGCGTCCGAACTGAGGGACGAGCTGGCCGGGCCCCGGCCGCCCGTGCTGCTCGACGTCCGCTGGCAACTGGGCGGGCCGAACCTGCGGTCCGCGTACGAGGCCGGCCACCTGCCGGGGGCGGTGTACGTGGACCTGGACGGCGAACTGGCAGGTCCGCCGGGAGCGGGCGGGCGGCACCCGCTGCCGCACCCGGAGGAGTTCGGGGCGGTGATGCGCAGGGCCGGGGTCTCGATGGACGCTCCCGTGGTCGTGTACGACGGCGGTCTGGGCTGGGGCGCCGCCCGGGCGTGGTGGCTGTTGCGCTGGACGGGTCACACGGACGTGCGAGTACTGGACGGGGGCCTCGCCGCATGGACGGTTTCGGGCGGGTCGCTGTCCGCCGACGCGGTGACGGTGGAAGAGGGCGATTTCAAGCCAAACGCGGGGGCGGTGGGCCTGCTCGACGCGGACGCCGCGGCGGGACTCGCGCGCAGCGGGATCCTGCTGGACGCGCGGGCGGGGGAGCGGTACCGCGGTGAGGTCGAGCCGATCGACCGGGTCGGCGGACACATCCCGGGAGCGGTGTCGGCGCCGACGAGCGAGAACGTGGGCGCGGACGGGCGGTTCCTCGCTGCTGACGCACTGCGGGCGAGGTTCGCGGGGCTGGGCGTTTCGGGCGAAGAGCCGGTGGGGGTGTACTGCGGATCGGGGGTTTCCGGGGCGCACGAGGTGCTCGCGCTGGAGGTGGCGGGTGTTCCGGCGGCCCTGTACGCGGGCAGCTGGTCGGAGTGGTCCTCGGACCCGGCCCGCCCGGTCGCCACGGGCCCGGCTCCCCAGTAG
- a CDS encoding VOC family protein: MTEAPEATRRPPGTPCWSSLMVHGLGSTEAFYTDLFGWEYEPGPQPFGPYVRALLDGQEVAGIGEMPPDRLLPVAWTTYFATDDADSTAETIRSCGGTVAVGPLDAGGEGRVAICSDPLGAIFGIWQAEEHIGTRLSGVPGTPVWNELLTQDTSTVGKFYAHVFGHEAETHATAPADFDYVTLLLDGRPVAAVHGVGRSLPHDRGPHWMTYFQVEDADTAAARVHRLGGRVVQPPREGLTGRVATVTDPEGSVFALVEPRPGNGTR; encoded by the coding sequence ATGACCGAGGCACCGGAAGCAACGCGGCGCCCACCCGGCACACCGTGCTGGTCCAGTCTGATGGTGCACGGTCTCGGGAGCACCGAGGCCTTCTACACCGACCTGTTCGGCTGGGAGTACGAGCCGGGCCCCCAGCCCTTCGGCCCGTACGTCCGCGCCCTCCTCGACGGCCAAGAGGTGGCCGGAATCGGCGAGATGCCGCCGGACCGGCTTCTTCCGGTGGCCTGGACCACGTACTTCGCCACCGACGACGCCGACTCGACGGCCGAGACGATCCGTTCGTGCGGCGGAACGGTCGCGGTGGGCCCGCTGGACGCGGGCGGCGAAGGACGCGTGGCGATCTGTTCCGACCCGCTGGGCGCGATCTTCGGGATCTGGCAGGCCGAGGAGCACATCGGGACCCGGCTGTCCGGCGTCCCCGGCACCCCGGTCTGGAACGAGCTCCTCACGCAGGACACGTCGACCGTCGGCAAGTTCTACGCGCACGTCTTCGGCCACGAGGCCGAGACGCACGCCACGGCCCCCGCCGACTTCGACTACGTGACGCTGCTGCTGGACGGGCGGCCGGTCGCCGCGGTGCACGGGGTCGGGCGCTCGCTCCCCCATGACCGCGGCCCTCACTGGATGACGTACTTCCAGGTCGAGGACGCCGACACGGCCGCGGCCCGGGTCCACCGGCTCGGCGGGCGCGTCGTCCAGCCGCCCCGCGAGGGGCTGACCGGCAGGGTGGCCACGGTCACCGACCCGGAGGGCTCGGTGTTCGCCCTCGTGGAACCGCGTCCCGGGAACGGCACCCGTTGA